Sequence from the Papilio machaon chromosome 26, ilPapMach1.1, whole genome shotgun sequence genome:
ATTGTTCCATTTTTGCGTGCTTGTTTGTTCTATGTGCCAAAAGTATATAtaggatgtttatttttttagctgTCAAACTAACATTCAATATCATAACTCTCTCTCTTACTATAAcaatacgtttattaattgtttttatgagtataataatattaagggATTTCGTGCACTAGTTTACTACGACTTTGCCGTAGTGACCGCAGCGATCAGACTTTTATAGGAATGTCTCGCACTGTGCAGCAAAGATCTGCCTCTAGTTTGTGGTCGCTGCGGCCACTAGTTTGAATTATAGTTGCGAAATGCGCGAAATCCCTAAACCGACACCATTTTAAggttttcaaaagaaaaaaaatttttttgagggatttttttaatgataaatgaaTATTGTACTTATGACCTGCCTAatacctttaaaattataaaatcacttTTGAGTTCTATCTTTGAAATCAAAGATAGGGATGTCAAAGATAAAACTCAAAAGTgctattacaataattaaaggtATTGATGATCTCAGATCGGCACTTATTGTATTAGACAAGCGCCTctgatttacaatttaatcatACACTGTTTaggtttatttgaaaatcgaaaaagaaCTTATAATAGGTTGGGGAAAAAGTTTTTTcgcattttatatgaaaattcaaaacatttttaactttttgccATCTTATAGGTAGGGACATGACTCCATTGCTATAGAAATTTTGGGGCTTCTGATCAAAAAACTGCGTCAAATAGTTTTGGCAGTCCTCTCGTGATGTTAACCTGACACTGCCTAAAGAATTCTGAAGAGACCGAAACAGGTGAAAATCTGAAGGTGCCAGGTCAGGACTATACGGCGGATGCATTAACACCTCCCAGCCAAACTCTCTTAATTTTTGCTGAGTGGTTAAATATGTGTGAGGTCTAGCGTTATCATGATGAAAAACCACACCCCTTCTATTGATTAATTCCGGCCGCTTTCTCTCAACTTCTTGCTTTAATCTTATCAGTTGTTCGCAGTAGTTCTGAATCGATGGTCCTGCCTGGTGGTAACAGCTCATAATGAATAATGCCCTTCCAATCCCACCACACACACAGCATCACCTTGTTGCGAGTTAACCCGGGTTTCGCCACAGTCTGTGAAGCCTGACCGGCCTTGGACCATGACCTTTTTCGCACGTTCTTGTCGTACGTGATCCACTTTTCATCACCGGTTATCAATTTCTTCAAAAATGGTTCGGTCTCATTACGTCGTAATAAAGAATCACAAATGAGTACACGGTTCATTAGGTTTC
This genomic interval carries:
- the LOC106711556 gene encoding histone-lysine N-methyltransferase SETMAR-like codes for the protein MDAIFEKVEQDWHISSYDVAEELGIEHKTVLAHLKENGYTKKLDIWVPHELSERNLMNRVLICDSLLRRNETEPFLKKLITGDEKWITYDKNVRKRSWSKAGQASQTVAKPGLTRNKVMLCVWWDWKGIIHYELLPPGRTIDSELLRTTDKIKARS